Proteins from one candidate division WOR-3 bacterium genomic window:
- a CDS encoding glycosyltransferase family 4 protein, which produces MRILMVSDVYFPHIGGIPVHIYNLSRELKKFGHEVKILTTNYSTRILDGVKYLPDEEDVYRVGRALVIRSNKSWASVCFGFRLGKEVKKVLSYGFDIVHIHGSLAPTLPILALRHSQAKNLITLHSYYRRSKGYAFFRPFLLPYFKKLDGVIAVSQAAVRATRRYFPGEYCVIPNAIDPNQFSPEVPPLSQFLNHFPRILFVGRFEPKKGLKYLLQALPLVKKVFPNCLLLVIGAGLFGYSYKEYIDESVQKNVKFLGVINPQDIPSYYATCDIFCAPSVDCESFGIILLEAMACGKPVVASNIPGYQEVVSDGEDGFLVPPRSPKAIAEAIIRICQDEEKRREMGEAGRRKALTYSWENIGKKVEEFYKKLLRG; this is translated from the coding sequence ATGCGCATCTTAATGGTCTCGGATGTCTATTTCCCTCACATTGGTGGCATTCCGGTTCACATCTATAACCTCTCGCGGGAACTAAAAAAATTTGGACACGAGGTGAAGATTTTGACGACCAATTATTCGACGAGAATTCTTGACGGTGTTAAATACCTACCTGATGAAGAGGATGTCTATCGGGTTGGGCGGGCGCTGGTGATCCGTTCGAATAAATCTTGGGCTTCCGTCTGCTTTGGCTTTCGTTTGGGAAAAGAAGTAAAAAAGGTTCTCTCTTATGGCTTTGACATCGTTCATATCCATGGTTCTTTAGCCCCCACCTTACCCATTTTGGCTTTACGCCATTCCCAAGCGAAAAATTTAATCACCCTCCATTCCTATTATCGGCGGAGTAAGGGTTATGCCTTCTTTCGTCCTTTTCTCCTGCCTTACTTTAAGAAATTGGATGGGGTAATTGCGGTTTCCCAGGCGGCAGTGAGGGCGACCCGCCGTTACTTTCCTGGTGAGTACTGTGTCATTCCGAATGCCATTGATCCAAATCAATTCTCTCCCGAGGTTCCGCCTTTATCCCAATTTTTAAATCACTTTCCCCGGATTTTATTTGTCGGACGTTTTGAGCCAAAAAAAGGCTTAAAATATCTACTCCAAGCCCTCCCCTTAGTAAAAAAGGTCTTTCCGAATTGCCTCCTTTTGGTTATCGGGGCGGGTCTTTTTGGTTACTCTTACAAAGAATATATTGACGAAAGCGTCCAAAAAAATGTCAAGTTCTTAGGGGTTATCAATCCTCAGGATATCCCTTCTTACTACGCCACCTGCGATATCTTTTGTGCACCCTCAGTAGACTGCGAAAGTTTCGGCATAATCCTTCTGGAGGCGATGGCTTGCGGTAAACCAGTAGTGGCCTCTAATATCCCGGGTTACCAAGAGGTGGTTAGTGATGGGGAAGATGGTTTTTTAGTCCCACCCCGTTCGCCGAAAGCGATTGCGGAGGCGATAATTAGGATTTGTCAAGATGAAGAGAAAAGAAGGGAAATGGGAGAGGCGGGAAGGAGGAAGGCTTTAACTTATTCCTGGGAGAATATTGGGAAGAAAGTGGAAGAATTCTACAAGAAGCTTTTGAGAGGGTAA